The following proteins come from a genomic window of Salvia hispanica cultivar TCC Black 2014 chromosome 4, UniMelb_Shisp_WGS_1.0, whole genome shotgun sequence:
- the LOC125218901 gene encoding exosome complex component RRP42-like isoform X2, with amino-acid sequence MVGLSLGEKTFIKGGIDQDLRTDGRKRLTHRPIFVETGIIPQASGSARVKLGATDVIASVKAELGKPNPSYPDKGKVSIYVDCSPTAEPSFEGRGGEELSTEFSSALERCLLGGKSGAGAGIDLSSLCIVRGKVCWDLYIDGLVVSSDGNVLDALAAAIKAALSNTAIPKVQVSANAPSDEQPEVDVSDEEFLQFDTSGVPVIVTLTKVGRHYIVDATTEEESQMSSAVSVSINRQGRICGLTKRGGAGLHPTVILDMVSAAKHVSEQLMNKLDSEIAAAEACDEMES; translated from the exons ATGGTGGGGCTCTCGCTAGGGGAGAAAACATTTATAAAAGGTGGGATTGATCAGGATTTACGTACTGATGGTAGGAAACGACTAACGCACCGACCCATTTTTGTTGAAACTGGTATCATTCCTCAG GCAAGTGGCTCAGCAAGAGTGAAGCTCGGGGCAACAGATGTTATTGCTAGTGTAAAG gCTGAGCTTGGAAAACCAAATCCATCATATCCCGACAAAGGAAAAGTTTCCATATATGTTGACTGCAGTCCGACTGCTGAACCATCTTTTGAG GGCAGAGGGGGTGAAGAATTATCCACAGAGTTTTCTTCAGCACTTGAAAGGTGTTTGTTGGGTGGTAAAAGTGGTGCAG GTGCTGGAATTGATCTGTCATCTCTGTGCATTGTTCGAGGGAAGGTCTGTTGGGATCTTTACATTGATGGTCTTGTTGTTAGTTCAGATGGTAACGTGCTGGATGCTTTGGCCGCTGCCATTAAG GCTGCCCTAAGCAATACAGCTATTCCAAAAGTTCAAGTTTCTGCCAACGCTCCCTCTGATGAGCAGCCGGAGGTTGATGTGAGCGATGAGGAGTTTCTACAATTTGACACGTCAGGGGTCCCTGTTATAGTCACTTTAACAAAG GTTGGGAGGCATTATATTGTAGATGCAACTACGGAAGAGGAGTCCCAGATGAGTTCAGCTGTGTCAGTCTCAATCAACAGGCAAGGGCGGATATGTGGTCTGACAAAAAGAGGGGGCGCTGGCCTTCATCCAACTGTTATACTCGATATGGTATCGGCCGCCAAACATGTAAGTGAGCAGTTGATGAACAAATTGGATTCAGAAATAGCTGCGGCTGAGGCTTGCGATGAGATGGAATCTTAA
- the LOC125218901 gene encoding exosome complex component RRP42-like isoform X1 translates to MVGLSLGEKTFIKGGIDQDLRTDGRKRLTHRPIFVETGIIPQASGSARVKLGATDVIASVKAELGKPNPSYPDKGKVSIYVDCSPTAEPSFEGRGGEELSTEFSSALERCLLGGKSGAGTTYKHMMIRSAIYVRCINSYNNLWSPEFAPGAGIDLSSLCIVRGKVCWDLYIDGLVVSSDGNVLDALAAAIKAALSNTAIPKVQVSANAPSDEQPEVDVSDEEFLQFDTSGVPVIVTLTKVGRHYIVDATTEEESQMSSAVSVSINRQGRICGLTKRGGAGLHPTVILDMVSAAKHVSEQLMNKLDSEIAAAEACDEMES, encoded by the exons ATGGTGGGGCTCTCGCTAGGGGAGAAAACATTTATAAAAGGTGGGATTGATCAGGATTTACGTACTGATGGTAGGAAACGACTAACGCACCGACCCATTTTTGTTGAAACTGGTATCATTCCTCAG GCAAGTGGCTCAGCAAGAGTGAAGCTCGGGGCAACAGATGTTATTGCTAGTGTAAAG gCTGAGCTTGGAAAACCAAATCCATCATATCCCGACAAAGGAAAAGTTTCCATATATGTTGACTGCAGTCCGACTGCTGAACCATCTTTTGAG GGCAGAGGGGGTGAAGAATTATCCACAGAGTTTTCTTCAGCACTTGAAAGGTGTTTGTTGGGTGGTAAAAGTGGTGCAGGTACGACTTACAAGCACATGATGATTAGGTCCGCAATTTATGTTCGCTGCATAAATAGTTATAACAATTTATGGTCTCCCGAATTTGCTCCAGGTGCTGGAATTGATCTGTCATCTCTGTGCATTGTTCGAGGGAAGGTCTGTTGGGATCTTTACATTGATGGTCTTGTTGTTAGTTCAGATGGTAACGTGCTGGATGCTTTGGCCGCTGCCATTAAG GCTGCCCTAAGCAATACAGCTATTCCAAAAGTTCAAGTTTCTGCCAACGCTCCCTCTGATGAGCAGCCGGAGGTTGATGTGAGCGATGAGGAGTTTCTACAATTTGACACGTCAGGGGTCCCTGTTATAGTCACTTTAACAAAG GTTGGGAGGCATTATATTGTAGATGCAACTACGGAAGAGGAGTCCCAGATGAGTTCAGCTGTGTCAGTCTCAATCAACAGGCAAGGGCGGATATGTGGTCTGACAAAAAGAGGGGGCGCTGGCCTTCATCCAACTGTTATACTCGATATGGTATCGGCCGCCAAACATGTAAGTGAGCAGTTGATGAACAAATTGGATTCAGAAATAGCTGCGGCTGAGGCTTGCGATGAGATGGAATCTTAA
- the LOC125224451 gene encoding inositol oxygenase 1-like isoform X1 has translation MATNFCPFPFKLDLHHSFSKSSSSFQVFRNKEIFLKVECRSQNAEQDFSGYGFSVDAKTAPQTDEVILDHSLVVPHTNSYGHSFRDYEAKNERSEMVEELYRLSHINQTYDFAKRMRDKYRSLDHVEMSIWECCELLNDVVDESDPDLDEPQIQHLLQSAEAIRKDYPNQDWLHLTALIHDLGKVLLLPSFGRLPQWAVVGDTFPLGCAFDPSIVHYEHFKSSPDYKNPAYSSQLGVYSEGCGLDNVLMSWGHDDYMYLVAKENKTTLPPAALFIIRYHSFYALHKSGAYKYLMNEKDAENLKWLQIFNKYDLYSKSKSGVDVDKVKPYYISLIKKYFPPKLKW, from the exons ATGGCAACCAATTTTTGCCCTTTTCCTTTCAAACTTGATCTACATCATTCCTTTTCCaagtcttcttcttcatttcaGGTGTTCCGAAACAAAGAGATTTTCCTTAAAGTTGAATGCAGATCACAAAATGCTGAGCAAGATTTTTCAGGATATGGTTTCA GTGTGGATGCTAAGACTGCGCCTCAAACTGATGAAGTAATTCTTGATCATAGCTTAGTAGTGCCTCATACCAATTCATACGGCCATTCTTTCAG GGATTATGAAGCTAAGAACGAAAGAAGTGAGATGGTTGAGGAGCTCTATCGCCTCAGCCACATCAACCAAACATATGACTTC GCGAAGCGTATGAGGGACAAGTACAGGTCACTGGATCACGTAGAAATGAGCATCTGGGAATGCTGTGAGCTCCTCAATGATGTGGTGGACGAGAGTGATCCGGATTTGGATGAGCCTCAGATTCAGCATCTGCTCCAATCTGCAGAGGCCATTAGGAAAGATTATCCTAATCAGGACTGGCTGCATTTGACTGCTCTTATTCATG ATCTTGGGAAGGTTCTTCTTCTGCCTAGCTTTGGACGTCTGCCCCAATGGGCTGTTGTTG GTGATACATTCCCTCTTGGCTGCGCTTTTGATCCGTCAATAGTTCACTATGAG CATTTTAAGAGTAGTCCTGATTACAAAAATCCAGCCTATAGCTCACAGCTTGGAGTTTATTCAGAGGGCTGTGGACTGGACAACGTTTTGATGTCATGGGGGCACGACGACTACATGTACCTG GTTGCCAAGGAGAACAAGACTACCCTGCCACCGGCTGCACTCTTCATCATTCGATATCATTCTTTTTATG CACTACACAAGTCGGGGGCATACAAGTATCTGATGAATGAAAAAGATGCTGAGAATCTCAAATGGcttcaaattttcaa CAAATATGATCTCTACAGCAAAAGCAAGTCTGGTGTTGATGTGGACAAGGTGAAGCCATACTACATCTCCCTTattaaaaag TACTTCCCACCAAAGCTCAAATGGTGA
- the LOC125224451 gene encoding inositol oxygenase 1-like isoform X2 — MVEELYRLSHINQTYDFAKRMRDKYRSLDHVEMSIWECCELLNDVVDESDPDLDEPQIQHLLQSAEAIRKDYPNQDWLHLTALIHDLGKVLLLPSFGRLPQWAVVGDTFPLGCAFDPSIVHYEHFKSSPDYKNPAYSSQLGVYSEGCGLDNVLMSWGHDDYMYLVAKENKTTLPPAALFIIRYHSFYALHKSGAYKYLMNEKDAENLKWLQIFNKYDLYSKSKSGVDVDKVKPYYISLIKKYFPPKLKW; from the exons ATGGTTGAGGAGCTCTATCGCCTCAGCCACATCAACCAAACATATGACTTC GCGAAGCGTATGAGGGACAAGTACAGGTCACTGGATCACGTAGAAATGAGCATCTGGGAATGCTGTGAGCTCCTCAATGATGTGGTGGACGAGAGTGATCCGGATTTGGATGAGCCTCAGATTCAGCATCTGCTCCAATCTGCAGAGGCCATTAGGAAAGATTATCCTAATCAGGACTGGCTGCATTTGACTGCTCTTATTCATG ATCTTGGGAAGGTTCTTCTTCTGCCTAGCTTTGGACGTCTGCCCCAATGGGCTGTTGTTG GTGATACATTCCCTCTTGGCTGCGCTTTTGATCCGTCAATAGTTCACTATGAG CATTTTAAGAGTAGTCCTGATTACAAAAATCCAGCCTATAGCTCACAGCTTGGAGTTTATTCAGAGGGCTGTGGACTGGACAACGTTTTGATGTCATGGGGGCACGACGACTACATGTACCTG GTTGCCAAGGAGAACAAGACTACCCTGCCACCGGCTGCACTCTTCATCATTCGATATCATTCTTTTTATG CACTACACAAGTCGGGGGCATACAAGTATCTGATGAATGAAAAAGATGCTGAGAATCTCAAATGGcttcaaattttcaa CAAATATGATCTCTACAGCAAAAGCAAGTCTGGTGTTGATGTGGACAAGGTGAAGCCATACTACATCTCCCTTattaaaaag TACTTCCCACCAAAGCTCAAATGGTGA
- the LOC125224452 gene encoding nudix hydrolase 26, chloroplastic-like isoform X1 translates to MALCRSLNSPFHRASPLFRNCPSKLPKFTPISLPSLRSSLSSSAMDTPPEGYRRNVGICLINPSKKIFAASRLDIPDAWQMPQGGIDENEDPRNAVIRELEEETGVTSADIVAEAPFWLTYDFPPEVRQKLKLQWGSDWKGQAQKWFLLKFNGKDEEVNLLGNGTEKPEFGQWSWMSPQEIVNHAVDFKKPVYEQVMKAFSPYLE, encoded by the exons ATGGCTTTATGCCGATCTCTCAATTCCCCATTTCATCGTGCTTCACCTCTCTTCCGTAACTGCCCCTCCAAACTCCCCAAATTTACACCCATATCCCTCCCATCTCTGCGttcttctctctcatcatCAGCCATGGACACCCCGCCAGAAGGTTACAGAAGAAATGTGGGGATTTGTCTTATCAATCCCTCAAAAAAA ATTTTTGCTGCTTCAAGGCTCGATATCCCGGATGCTTGGCAAATGCCTCAG GGTGGAATTGATGAAAATGAGGATCCTAGAAATGCTGTCATTAGGGAATTGGAAGAAGAAACTGGAGTCACTTCAGCTGATATTGTTGCCGAG GCACCATTTTGGTTGACATATGATTTCCCACCAGAGGTGAGGCAAAAGCTCAAGCTGCAATGGGGTTCAGACTGGAAGGGTCAAGCACAAAAATG GTTTCTGTTGAAATTCAACGGGAAGGACGAGGAGGTCAACCTCTTGGGCAATGGAACTGAAAAGCCTGAGTTTGGACAGTGGTCATGGATGTCTCCGCAGGAGATAGTCAACCAT GCGGTGGATTTCAAGAAGCCTGTGTACGAACAAGTCATGAAAGCTTTCTCTCCATATCTTGAGTAG
- the LOC125224452 gene encoding nudix hydrolase 26, chloroplastic-like isoform X2: MALCRSLNSPFHRASPLFRNCPSKLPKFTPISLPSLRSSLSSSAMDTPPEGYRRNVGICLINPSKKIFAASRLDIPDAWQMPQGGIDENEDPRNAVIRELEEETGVTSADIVAEAPFWLTYDFPPEVRQKLKLQWGSDWKGQAQKWTRRSTSWAMELKSLSLDSGHGCLRRR, encoded by the exons ATGGCTTTATGCCGATCTCTCAATTCCCCATTTCATCGTGCTTCACCTCTCTTCCGTAACTGCCCCTCCAAACTCCCCAAATTTACACCCATATCCCTCCCATCTCTGCGttcttctctctcatcatCAGCCATGGACACCCCGCCAGAAGGTTACAGAAGAAATGTGGGGATTTGTCTTATCAATCCCTCAAAAAAA ATTTTTGCTGCTTCAAGGCTCGATATCCCGGATGCTTGGCAAATGCCTCAG GGTGGAATTGATGAAAATGAGGATCCTAGAAATGCTGTCATTAGGGAATTGGAAGAAGAAACTGGAGTCACTTCAGCTGATATTGTTGCCGAG GCACCATTTTGGTTGACATATGATTTCCCACCAGAGGTGAGGCAAAAGCTCAAGCTGCAATGGGGTTCAGACTGGAAGGGTCAAGCACAAAAATG GACGAGGAGGTCAACCTCTTGGGCAATGGAACTGAAAAGCCTGAGTTTGGACAGTGGTCATGGATGTCTCCGCAGGAGATAG
- the LOC125222707 gene encoding exocyst complex component EXO70A1-like produces the protein MGIPPRRSGGVVADTLSDRAAQMREALVKSQSFTDNMVTILGSFDHRLSALETAMRPTQLRTHAIRRAHENIDKTLKAAEVILSQFDLSRQAEAKILKGPHEDLESYLQAIQQLRNNIQFFNSNKSFKSSDGVLNHTNNLLAKAISKLEEEFKQLLSSYSKPVEPERLFECLPNSMRPSESPGHSSGKTPSSNSHHDHQNNTSENSVYTTPALIPPRILPLLHDLALQMVQAGNRQQLQKIYRDIRSVVLEESLRKLGVEKLSKDDVQKMQWEVLEAKIGNWIHFMRIAVKLLFAGERKVCDQIFEGFDPLMDQCFAEVTAGSVAILLSFGDAIAKSKRSPEKLFVLLDMYEIMRELHSEIGALFRGKACTEIRDSALGLTKRLARTAQETFGDFEEAVEKDATKTAVADGTVHPLTSYVINYVKFLFDYQSTLKQLFQEFENKDDSNSQLAAVTMRIMQALQTNLDGKSKQYRDTSLTHLFLMNNIHYMVRSVRRSEAKDLLGDDWVQRHRRVVQQHANQYKRIAWAKILQSLSAQGLTSSGGGSSVGVDGGNSSGVSRAIIKDRLKTFNMQFEELHQRQSQWTVPDTELRESLRLAVAEVLLPAYRSFIKRFGPMVENGKNPQKYIRYTPEDLEHMLGEFFEGKTLNEPKR, from the exons ATGGGGATTCCGCCGAGAAGAAGCGGCGGAGTTGTGGCAGACACACTGAGCGACCGAGCAGCACAGATGAGGGAGGCTCTGGTGAAGAGCCAGTCCTTCACTGATAATATGGTGACTATTTTGGGATCTTTTGACCACCGCCTATCCGCTCTCGAAACCGCCATGCGTCCAACTCAA CTTAGAACACATGCTATTCGGAGAGCTCATGAGAACATTGATAAAACCTTGAAGGCCGCTGAGGTCATCTTGTCACAGTTTGATCTTTCTCGCCAG GCTGAGGCTAAAATATTGAAGGGACCACATGAGGACCTGGAGAGTTATCTTCAAGCTATTCAGCAATTAAGGAACAACATCCAGTTTTTCAACAGCAACAAAAGTTTTAAGAGCAGCGATGGTGTGCTCAACCACACAAATAATTTACTTGCCAAGGCTATATCAAAGCTGGAAGAGGAGTTCAAACAACTTTTATCATCTTACAG CAAACCTGTTGAACCTGAAAGACTTTTTGAGTGCCTTCCCAATTCTATGCGACCATCAGAATCACCTGGACATTCTAGTGGCAAGACTCCATCATCAAATAGCCACCAtgatcatcaaaataatacatCTGAAAATTCCGTATATACTACACCAGCTTTAATTCCACCTCGAATTTTACCTCTGTTGCATGATTTAGCATTGCAGATGGTACAAGCTGGGAATCGACAGCAGTTACAGAAAATATATAG AGATATCCGTTCTGTAGTTTTAGAAGAAAGTCTTCGCAAATTGGGAGTGGAAAAGCTCAGCAAAGATGATGTGCAAAAGATGCAATGGGAAGTTTTAGAAGCTAAGATTGGGAATTGGATACATTTTATGCGGATAGCT GTTAAGTTGCTGTTTGCTGGAGAGCGTAAAGTCTGCGATCAAATTTTTGAAGGCTTTGATCCTCTCATGGATCAGTGCTTTGCTGAAGTTACTGCTGGGAGTGTTGCTATACTACTTAGCTTTGGAGATGCCATCGCCAAAAGCAAGCGATCCCCTGAAAAGTTATTTGTTCTCTTAGATATGTATGAAATCATGAGAGAGCTTCACTCAGAG ATTGGAGCACTTTTTAGAGGTAAAGCTTGCACTGAAATTAGGGACTCTGCCTTGGGGTTGACAAAAAGGCTTGCTCGAACAGCACAGGAGACCTTTGGTGACTTTGAAGAAGCAGTGGAAAAGGATGCTACTAAAACTGCTGTTGCTGATGGGACTGTCCACCCTCTGACAAGCTATGTGATAAACTATGTGAAATTCTTGTTTGA ctACCAATCAACACTGAAGCAACTTTTCcaagaatttgaaaataaagatGACTCAAATTCTCAGCTTGCTGCTGTGACAATGCGAATCATGCAGGCTCTGCAAACCAATTTGGATGGGAAATCTAAGCAATATAGAGATACCTCTCTGACTCATTTGTTTCTGATGAATAATATCCACTATATGGTCAGATCTGTACGCAG GTCTGAAGCCAAAGATTTGTTAGGGGATGATTGGGTTCAGAGACATAGGAGAGTTGTGCAACAACATGCAAACCAATATAAGAGGATCGCTTGGGCAAAG ATTCTACAGAGTCTCTCTGCTCAAGGCCTGACATCATCAGGAGGTGGCAGTTCGGTTGGTGTCGATGGAGGAAATAGTAGTGGAGTCTCTAGAGCAATTATCAAGGACAG ATTAAAGACATTCAACATGCAATTTGAAGAGCTTCATCAAAGACAATCTCAATGGACAGTTCCAGACACCGAGCTTCGAGAATCTTTGAGGCTTGCCGTTGCTGAAGTGTTGCTTCCAGCTTACCGATCTTTCATTAAACGGTTTGG ACCTATGGTTGAGAATGGTAAGAATCCCCAGAAATACATCAGATACACACCTGAGGATCTTGAGCACATGCTGGGTGAATTTTTCGAGGGAAAGACCTTGAACGAGCCTAAGCGTTAG
- the LOC125219334 gene encoding uncharacterized protein LOC125219334 isoform X1, with the protein MARNLPRGSSRTLEMVGLHHHPKAPSKFFLVASYSQFNMGQNPQEGVTDQVRKEVIEEKPSKSVSADILPRILNLYASRATPKDFEIYAPNATFEDPLMRAHGVKQIKSAFYSLSKIFSESRIVDYTITEKETSPGKTEILIDNNQYYKFLGRDINMISLIKLDTEDGKVVAHQDRWDKKPLWDRETVKAPLVGHVIEATRRASMLATHALMRFGKDP; encoded by the exons ATGGCCAGGAACTTGCCACGTGGCAGTAGTAGAACCCTGGAGATGGTTGgtcttcatcatcatcctAAAGCTCCAAGCAAATTCTTTCTTGTCGCATCGTATTCTCAATTCAACATGGGCCAAAATCCACAAG AGGGCGTAACGGATCAAGTGAGGAAGGAAGTTATTGAGGAGAAACCATCAAAATCTGTTTCGGCAGATATACTCCCTCGTATTCTCAATTT ATACGCATCCCGTGCAACGCctaaagattttgaaatttatgcaCCTAATGCAACCTTCGAAGACCCCCTTATGCGAGCACACGG GGTCAAGCAGATTAAATCAGCATTCTACTCTCTTTCCAAG ATCTTCAGTGAGTCGAGAATTGTGGACTACACTATCACAGAGAAGGAGACTTCACCCGGAAAGACAGAG ATACTAATAGACAACAACCAGTATTACAAGTTCTTGGGTAGAGACATAAATATGATATCCCTCATCAAGCTGGACACAGAGGATGGCAAAGTTGTTGCTCATCAAGATCG GTGGGACAAGAAGCCATTGTGGGACCGAGAGACGGTTAAGGCACCGCTCGTGGGCCATGTCATCGAGGCGACACGACGAGCGTCCATGCTGGCAACTCATGCTCTAATGAGGTTCGGGAAAGATCCATGA
- the LOC125219334 gene encoding uncharacterized protein LOC125219334 isoform X2 — MARNLPRGSSRTLEMVGLHHHPKAPSKFFLVASYSQFNMGQNPQEGVTDQVRKEVIEEKPSKSVSADILPRILNLYASRATPKDFEIYAPNATFEDPLMRAHGVKQIKSAFYSLSKIFSESRIVDYTITEKETSPGKTEILIDNNQYYKFLGRDINMISLIKLDTEDGKVVAHQDRV; from the exons ATGGCCAGGAACTTGCCACGTGGCAGTAGTAGAACCCTGGAGATGGTTGgtcttcatcatcatcctAAAGCTCCAAGCAAATTCTTTCTTGTCGCATCGTATTCTCAATTCAACATGGGCCAAAATCCACAAG AGGGCGTAACGGATCAAGTGAGGAAGGAAGTTATTGAGGAGAAACCATCAAAATCTGTTTCGGCAGATATACTCCCTCGTATTCTCAATTT ATACGCATCCCGTGCAACGCctaaagattttgaaatttatgcaCCTAATGCAACCTTCGAAGACCCCCTTATGCGAGCACACGG GGTCAAGCAGATTAAATCAGCATTCTACTCTCTTTCCAAG ATCTTCAGTGAGTCGAGAATTGTGGACTACACTATCACAGAGAAGGAGACTTCACCCGGAAAGACAGAG ATACTAATAGACAACAACCAGTATTACAAGTTCTTGGGTAGAGACATAAATATGATATCCCTCATCAAGCTGGACACAGAGGATGGCAAAGTTGTTGCTCATCAAGATCG GGTGTGA
- the LOC125218642 gene encoding protein SMAX1-LIKE 3-like: protein MRSGGYTLHHSLTVEATAIVKQAVSLARRRGHAQVSPLHVASAMLASPGGLLKRACLQSHSHPLQCKALELCFNVALNRLPNSASAPVLGPHSHLPSLSNALVAAFKRAQAHQRRGSIENQQQPILALKVEMEQLVISILDDPSVSRVMREAGFSSTQVKSNVEHHKSSSQPPPPIAATHTNTTQSTKILLPPANLSQFRAESGGDVAGVVEAMSSKRTRNVVVVGESVEAGEGVVRKVMEKFERREVPQEMRTVQFISVPLLTLGDISKEEFETKLGELRSLVKSYVGRGVVLYLGDLDWVSDFWCKYDARSNVFYSPVEYMIMELSRLVCGSGGDRLWLMGVATFQTYAKCTAGRPSLQTLWSLHPLTLPLQTTSLALGLSLDGGVHDRTSNVDDEMKKHLVCCWDCADSFKKEAQAVISSGGEDASSTLPSWLQQYKDEKRKELISFNQESEKVKDLCKKWNKICSSVHKKPHFLEKVMNLSSSSPSSSTSTDHKKRNLLNWPGILDCEAEVSKPPTAVKPELLSNPNSSPNSASSSEASEDMKLLNKFDELNSENLSILTAALEKKVQWQKHIVPEIATAILRCRSGTTKKGEGRRESWLGFLGGDDSGKELMAKEIAKVVFGSEDDFVAFGISRFSSKRDDSTTEEVASGEKRGRDEHGGSVYDRFAEAVGDNPRQVLYVEDVDEMDYGSVKGFERAMRDGGVLVEGEFLPLKDAIVVFSCAAAAHSSTGERERDDEQEQCGALDLNIATEDGRIVDLVDMQVLFTIQIL, encoded by the exons atgagAAGCGGAGGTTACACCCTTCACCATTCTCTAACAGTTGAAGCCACGGCCATCGTGAAGCAAGCGGTGAGCCTAGCCAGGCGGCGCGGCCACGCTCAAGTGAGCCCCCTCCACGTGGCGAGCGCCATGCTGGCATCTCCGGGGGGGCTTCTGAAGCGGGCTTGCCTCCAATCCCACTCCCATCCATTGCAGTGCAAGGCCCTCGAGCTGTGCTTCAATGTGGCGCTGAACCGCCTCCCGAACTCGGCCTCAGCCCCGGTCCTGGGGCCCCACTCCCACCTCCCGTCCCTCTCCAACGCCCTGGTGGCGGCCTTCAAGCGCGCCCAGGCCCACCAGCGCCGCGGCTCCATCGAGAACCAGCAGCAGCCCATCTTAGCCCTCAAAGTGGAGATGGAGCAGCTTGTAATCTCCATCCTCGACGACCCCAGCGTCAGCAGAGTCATGCGCGAGGCCGGCTTCTCCAGCACTCAGGTCAAGTCCAACGTTGAGCACCACAAGTCCTCCTCCCAACCTCCCCCTCCCATCGCCGCTACTCATACTAATACTActcaatcaacaaaaatctTGCTCCCTCCCGCGAATCTGAGCCAGTTCCGGGCTGAGAGCGGGGGGGATGTGGCGGGTGTGGTGGAGGCGATGTCGAGCAAGAGGACGAGGAacgtggtggtggtgggggaGAGCGTGGAGGCGGGGGAGGGCGTGGTGAGGAAGGTGATGGAGAAGTTCGAGAGGAGGGAGGTGCCGCAGGAGATGAGGACGGTGCAGTTCATCAGCGTGCCTCTTCTCACCCTTGGAGACATTTCAAAGGAGGAGTTTGAAACGAAGCTGGGGGAGCTGAGGTCGCTGGTGAAGTCGTACGTCGGGAGAGGAGTGGTTCTGTATCTCGGCGATCTCGACTGGGTGTCCGACTTCTGGTGCAAGTACGACGCGAGGAGCAACGTGTTCTACAGCCCCGTGGAGTACATGATCATGGAGCTCAGCAGGTTGGTCTGTGGAAGCGGCGGAGACCGTCTCTGGCTGATGGGAGTCGCCACTTTTCAGACCTACGCCAAGTGCACGGCCGGCCGCCCTTCGCTTCAGACGCTATGGTCGCTTCATCCCCTCACGCTGCCGCTCCAAACCACCTCCTTGGCTCTCGGTCTCAGCCTTGACGGTGGCGTGCATGATCGAACAAGCAACGTCGACGATGAAATGAAGAAGCACTTGGTTTGCTGCTGGGATTGCGCAGACAGTTTTAAGAAAGAGGCGCAAGCTGTGATCAGCAGCGGCGGCGAGGACGCGAGTTCAACGCTGCCGTCATGGCTCCAGCAGTACAAGGATGAGAAGAGAAAGGAATTAATTAGTTTCAATCAG GAATCTGAGAAAGTAAAGGATCTTTGcaagaaatggaacaaaatATGCAGCTCAGTTCACAAGAAACCCCATTTTCTCGAAAAAGTGATGAATCTATCATCGTCGTCTCCCTCCTCATCCACCTCAACCGATCACAAGAAGCGGAACCTTCTCAACTGGCCGGGGATATTGGATTGCGAGGCTGAGGTTTCCAAGCCACCAACGGCCGTGAAACCGGAACTCCTATCAAACCCTAATTCCAGCCCCAATTCAGCTTCCTCGAGCGAAGCAAGCGAAGATATGAAGCTTCTTAACAAATTCGACGAGCTAAATTCGGAAAATCTCAGCATTCTCACAGCTGCATTAGAGAAGAAAGTGCAATGGCAGAAGCACATCGTTCCGGAAATCGCGACGGCGATCCTTCGTTGCCGGTCGGGGACGACGAAGAAAGGCGAGGGCAGGAGAGAGAGCTGGTTAGGTTTCCTAGGAGGCGACGACAGCGGCAAGGAGCTGATGGCGAAGGAGATCGCTAAGGTGGTGTTCGGATCCGAAGACGACTTTGTCGCCTTCGGAATCAGCCGCTTCTCGTCGAAGAGAGACGATTCGACGACGGAGGAGGTGGCGAGCGGCGAGAAGAGGGGGAGAGACGAGCATGGAGGGAGCGTGTACGACAGATTTGCCGAAGCGGTTGGCGACAATCCGAGGCAGGTGTTGTACGTGGAAGATGTAGATGAGATGGATTACGGCAGTGTGAAAGGGTTCGAGCGAGCTATGCGAGACGGCGGCGTTTTGGTTGAGGGTGAGTTTTTGCCGCTCAAGGATGCTATCGTCGTATTCAGCTGTGCGGCGGCGGCGCATTCTTCTACcggtgagagagagagagatgatgagCAAGAGCAATGTGGAGCGTTGGATTTGAATATTGCGACGGAAGATGGGAGGATTGTGGATTTGGTTGACATGCAAGTGCTGTTCACTATccaaatattgtaa